The following proteins are encoded in a genomic region of Xanthomonas citri pv. mangiferaeindicae:
- a CDS encoding alkylhydroperoxidase, which produces MSSAQTEGEGDRLAEFTAFRKRMNERILAEPNQVVRRFFALDTQTYQAGALDVKTKELLGLVASLVLRCDDCISYHVAQCKDAGASREELFETFSVGLVVGGSIVIPHLRRAVDFLDRLEQGEATAPAGHDHG; this is translated from the coding sequence GTGAGCAGCGCCCAGACCGAAGGCGAGGGCGACCGGCTCGCCGAGTTCACCGCGTTCCGCAAGCGCATGAACGAGCGCATCCTCGCCGAGCCCAACCAGGTGGTGCGGCGCTTCTTCGCGCTCGATACCCAGACCTACCAGGCCGGCGCGCTCGACGTGAAGACCAAGGAATTGCTGGGGCTGGTGGCCTCGCTGGTCCTGCGCTGCGACGACTGCATCAGCTACCACGTCGCCCAGTGCAAGGACGCCGGTGCGAGCCGCGAGGAACTGTTCGAGACATTCTCGGTGGGCCTGGTCGTGGGCGGCAGCATCGTCATCCCGCACTTGCGCCGGGCGGTCGATTTCCTCGACCGGCTGGAGCAGGGCGAGGCCACCGCGCCTGCCGGCCACGACCACGGCTGA
- a CDS encoding glutaredoxin 3: MYTSAICGYCAAAKNFLKSQGLSWREVRVDLDADERQRMVERARRTSVPQIFVGQTHVGGYDDMMALHRQGGFLPLVEGAAS, from the coding sequence ATGTACACCAGCGCGATCTGCGGCTACTGCGCGGCCGCGAAGAACTTCCTCAAGAGCCAGGGCCTGTCGTGGCGCGAGGTGCGCGTGGACCTGGATGCCGACGAGCGCCAGCGCATGGTCGAACGTGCGCGCCGCACCAGCGTGCCGCAGATCTTCGTCGGCCAGACCCACGTCGGCGGCTACGACGACATGATGGCGTTGCACCGCCAGGGCGGCTTTTTGCCGCTGGTCGAGGGCGCGGCTTCGTGA
- a CDS encoding isocitrate dehydrogenase (catalyzes the formation of 2-oxoglutarate from isocitrate), giving the protein MTHTITVIRGDGIGPEIMDATLHVLDAMQLGLKYEDADAGLMALDKHGELLPAATLESIRRNAVALKSPLTTPVGGGFSSINVELRRQFDLYANVRPATSFPNTRSRFASGVDLITIRENTEGSYISEGQEVSADGETAVSITRITRKGSERIVRYAFDLARKTGRKKVTIVHKANILKSTSGLFLKVAREVAADYPEIEANEMIVDNTCMQLVMRPEQFDIIVTTNLFGDIISDLCAGLVGGLGLAPGANIGKDAAIFEAVHGSAPDIAGKGVANPCALLLAAAQMLDHLALPEQAQRLRGAIVATLDAKDGVTPDLGGTGTTMGFAQAIASRL; this is encoded by the coding sequence ATGACGCACACGATTACGGTTATCCGCGGCGACGGTATCGGCCCGGAAATCATGGATGCCACGCTGCACGTGCTTGACGCGATGCAGCTGGGGCTCAAGTACGAGGACGCCGACGCCGGCCTGATGGCGCTCGACAAGCACGGCGAACTGCTGCCGGCCGCGACGCTCGAATCGATCCGCCGCAACGCGGTCGCGCTCAAGAGCCCGCTGACCACGCCGGTGGGCGGCGGCTTCAGCTCGATCAACGTCGAACTGCGTCGCCAGTTCGATCTCTACGCCAACGTCCGCCCGGCGACCTCGTTCCCCAACACCCGCTCGCGCTTTGCCAGCGGCGTCGACCTGATCACGATCCGCGAGAACACCGAAGGGTCTTACATCAGCGAAGGCCAGGAAGTGTCGGCCGACGGCGAGACCGCGGTGTCGATCACCCGCATCACCCGCAAGGGCTCGGAGCGCATCGTGCGCTACGCGTTCGACCTGGCGCGCAAGACCGGCCGCAAGAAGGTCACGATCGTCCACAAGGCCAACATCCTCAAGAGCACCTCGGGTCTGTTCCTGAAGGTCGCCCGCGAGGTCGCGGCCGACTATCCGGAGATCGAGGCCAACGAGATGATCGTCGACAACACCTGCATGCAGCTGGTGATGCGCCCCGAGCAGTTCGACATCATCGTGACCACGAATCTGTTCGGCGACATCATCTCCGACCTGTGCGCCGGTCTGGTCGGCGGCCTGGGCTTGGCCCCGGGTGCCAACATCGGCAAGGACGCGGCGATCTTCGAGGCCGTGCACGGCTCGGCGCCGGACATCGCCGGCAAGGGCGTGGCCAATCCCTGTGCGCTGCTGCTGGCCGCCGCGCAGATGCTCGATCACCTGGCCCTGCCCGAGCAGGCGCAGCGGCTGCGCGGCGCGATTGTCGCCACGCTCGATGCCAAGGACGGTGTGACCCCGGACCTGGGCGGCACCGGCACCACGATGGGCTTCGCGCAGGCGATCGCCTCGCGCCTCTGA